A single Deltaproteobacteria bacterium DNA region contains:
- a CDS encoding acyl-CoA dehydrogenase family protein — MDFELDEGHAFLRQTVRDFAEKEISPIADAIDREERFPFELFERLAQLGYAGVGIPREYQGSFSDYLSVVIMGEELSRVSASVPVALFPHSILCAHNIYRYGTEGQKEKYLPDLAAGKKWGAMALTEVSAGSDALSLRTRAERSGSEYILNGSKTFVTNVPFADLYLIYAKTAPEKGPDGISAFIVEKGFAGFATGRNFEKLGLRGSPTGEVFLDACRVPSENLLGGQEGRGFRHLTEGLDVERVSWSSIALGLAQASFESALAYSQERVQFGRPIIEFQMIQRMISEMAVSVEAARLLVYKAADLLDKGKRARFEASSAKLFSTETAVKVSGDALQVYGGAGYIKDYPVERYFRDAKILTVAAGSSEVQRMIIVHELKRK, encoded by the coding sequence GTGGATTTCGAATTGGATGAGGGCCACGCGTTTCTTAGGCAGACCGTGAGGGATTTTGCAGAAAAGGAGATTTCTCCGATCGCCGATGCAATCGACAGGGAAGAGAGGTTTCCTTTCGAGCTCTTCGAGCGGTTGGCCCAACTGGGGTATGCCGGGGTGGGAATTCCCCGTGAGTATCAGGGAAGCTTCTCGGACTATCTCTCTGTGGTTATCATGGGGGAGGAACTCTCGCGGGTCTCTGCGTCCGTCCCTGTGGCCCTGTTTCCCCATTCCATTCTCTGCGCCCACAACATCTACCGTTACGGCACGGAGGGGCAGAAAGAGAAGTACCTGCCGGATCTGGCCGCGGGCAAGAAGTGGGGGGCCATGGCGCTCACGGAGGTCTCGGCCGGGTCGGACGCGCTCTCGCTCAGGACAAGAGCCGAGAGGTCCGGCAGTGAATACATCCTGAACGGGTCCAAGACGTTTGTCACCAATGTACCCTTTGCCGACCTCTATCTGATCTACGCGAAAACGGCCCCGGAAAAGGGGCCTGACGGCATATCGGCCTTTATCGTGGAAAAGGGTTTTGCCGGGTTTGCCACGGGGAGGAATTTCGAAAAGCTGGGCCTCAGAGGATCGCCCACGGGCGAGGTCTTTCTCGATGCTTGCAGGGTGCCTTCTGAGAACCTACTGGGCGGACAAGAGGGCAGGGGATTCAGACACCTGACAGAGGGGCTGGATGTGGAGCGGGTGAGCTGGTCCTCGATTGCCCTGGGTCTTGCCCAGGCATCCTTTGAGAGCGCTTTGGCCTACTCCCAGGAAAGGGTGCAATTCGGCCGTCCGATCATCGAATTCCAAATGATTCAGCGGATGATATCGGAAATGGCCGTCAGCGTTGAGGCGGCCCGTCTTCTGGTTTACAAGGCGGCGGATCTCCTGGACAAGGGCAAGAGGGCGCGGTTTGAGGCCTCTTCGGCCAAGCTCTTCTCCACTGAGACGGCTGTCAAGGTTTCGGGAGACGCCTTGCAGGTGTATGGCGGGGCCGGCTATATCAAGGACTACCCGGTGGAGAGGTATTTCAGGGACGCGAAGATCCTGACGGTTGCCGCCGGTTCGTCGGAGGTCCAGCGGATGATCATCGTCCACGAGTTGAAGAGAAAGTAA
- a CDS encoding 4Fe-4S binding protein produces the protein MRRIMLGNEAIARGAYEAGVRVAVGYPGTPSSEIMEFLGRFDEIYSEWSVNEKVAMDVAIGASLGGVRAIVVMKHAGLNVASDPFYPICFMGVNGGLVLVSSDDVGAVSSPTEQDTRIYARLFHIPMLEPSDSQEAKDFTALAYRVSERFDTPVFLRTTNGVSHSMGVVRLGKRRETRLPAFEKTSPKFRPQGGVHPTVMHENAHRRLKRLEAFANRTRINRIEWGDRRVGIVSSASPYQSVKEILPEASFLKLGFTYPLPEALIREFAAQVKELYVVEELEPFIEDQIKAMGLQVRGQDLRSHGGPLSKEALRDGLAEVLRKLGKKRVRPRASQPGAIARFPTLCAGCLHLAVYYAIRRLQRGMKDREIVIMGDIGCYSLGIAAPHNMLSCAFAMGSGIGAAHGFSRAINGDRNKAILAYIGDSTFLHAGMPALLDAVYNQSSITVVIADNRTTAMTGGQEHAGTGVTLKGERHPPVHIVEICKALGVEDVHEVDPYDFERTLEALRQAIEFDGVSVVIPIQACRMFPKKLKEKPYRVLSDLCTGCGQCLNLYCPAIIVSDEKTAKGRQKAAIDPFLCVGCSFCAQICPVDAITCE, from the coding sequence ATGAGACGGATCATGCTGGGAAATGAGGCCATCGCTCGTGGAGCTTACGAAGCAGGAGTGAGGGTTGCTGTCGGCTATCCCGGAACACCGAGTTCCGAGATCATGGAGTTTCTCGGTCGGTTTGACGAGATCTACTCGGAATGGTCGGTGAACGAAAAGGTGGCCATGGACGTCGCCATCGGCGCTTCGCTGGGAGGCGTGCGTGCGATCGTTGTCATGAAGCATGCAGGGCTCAACGTGGCTTCTGACCCTTTCTATCCGATCTGCTTCATGGGTGTCAACGGAGGACTGGTGCTGGTGAGCTCGGATGACGTGGGAGCCGTGAGTTCGCCCACAGAGCAAGACACACGCATCTATGCCAGGCTCTTCCATATTCCGATGTTAGAGCCGAGCGACAGCCAGGAGGCCAAGGATTTTACCGCCTTAGCCTATCGAGTCAGTGAGCGATTCGACACGCCCGTTTTTCTGAGGACCACCAATGGGGTCTCCCATTCCATGGGGGTCGTGCGCCTTGGAAAGCGGAGGGAGACGAGGCTTCCGGCCTTTGAGAAGACCTCTCCCAAGTTTCGGCCCCAGGGAGGAGTTCATCCCACGGTCATGCATGAGAATGCCCATAGGCGATTGAAGAGACTCGAGGCCTTTGCAAATCGAACGAGGATCAATCGAATCGAATGGGGAGACAGAAGGGTGGGGATTGTCTCCAGTGCCAGTCCCTACCAGTCCGTAAAGGAGATTCTCCCAGAAGCCTCCTTCCTCAAACTCGGATTCACCTACCCCCTTCCAGAGGCCCTGATCAGGGAGTTTGCCGCTCAGGTCAAAGAGCTATACGTGGTTGAGGAGCTGGAGCCTTTTATCGAAGACCAGATCAAGGCCATGGGCCTCCAGGTGAGAGGGCAGGACCTGAGATCGCACGGGGGACCCCTCTCCAAAGAGGCCCTGCGTGACGGCCTGGCAGAAGTCCTGAGAAAACTTGGGAAAAAACGGGTGAGGCCGAGAGCGTCCCAGCCAGGGGCAATTGCGCGGTTCCCGACCCTGTGTGCGGGGTGTCTCCATCTGGCGGTTTACTATGCCATTCGGAGGCTCCAGCGTGGAATGAAAGACCGGGAGATTGTCATCATGGGAGATATAGGGTGCTATTCCTTGGGAATCGCCGCCCCGCACAACATGCTCTCATGTGCCTTTGCCATGGGATCTGGTATCGGTGCTGCCCATGGCTTCAGCCGTGCCATTAATGGAGATCGGAACAAGGCCATCCTCGCCTACATCGGGGACTCGACCTTTCTGCACGCCGGAATGCCGGCCCTGCTCGACGCTGTATACAATCAAAGCTCCATAACCGTCGTCATTGCCGATAACCGGACAACGGCAATGACCGGAGGCCAAGAGCACGCGGGCACAGGGGTGACACTGAAGGGGGAACGGCATCCGCCTGTTCATATCGTCGAAATCTGCAAGGCCCTGGGAGTCGAGGACGTTCATGAGGTCGATCCTTACGATTTTGAGAGGACCCTTGAGGCGCTGAGGCAGGCCATCGAATTCGATGGCGTCTCGGTGGTGATCCCAATCCAGGCCTGCCGTATGTTTCCGAAGAAGTTGAAGGAGAAGCCCTATAGGGTCCTTTCAGATCTATGCACGGGTTGCGGGCAGTGCCTCAATCTCTACTGTCCGGCCATCATCGTTTCAGACGAAAAGACCGCCAAAGGCAGACAGAAGGCAGCCATCGATCCGTTTCTCTGTGTGGGCTGCTCCTTTTGCGCCCAGATCTGTCCGGTGGATGCCATCACCTGTGAGTGA
- a CDS encoding branched-chain amino acid ABC transporter permease, with protein sequence MLYLQALVNGILMGGVYATMALGLSLIFGVLRIINLAHGNLMVIGMYLSYWLFSLFGIDPYLSLFGTVCLLFFLGFLIQRYVLNPIIDAPEEMSVLITLGLGIIIQNVLLMAFGPDYYTVDTSYKLSSIMFMGVSIDVAKILTFGASIVIAAVFLSFLQWTELGRAIRAASNNRGAATLMGINVKKIYCIAFAIGAATAGVAGSCVSTFIPTSQGAGILFTMTSFVIVIIGGVGNYVGALAGGLLIGIVEELGAVLISGSMKQVLSFGLLIVILLFRPQGLLGREGEE encoded by the coding sequence GTGCTTTATCTTCAAGCTCTTGTCAATGGAATCCTCATGGGGGGGGTCTATGCGACCATGGCGCTCGGGCTCTCTCTCATATTCGGCGTCCTGAGAATCATAAACCTTGCCCACGGGAATCTGATGGTCATCGGAATGTATCTCTCCTACTGGCTTTTCAGCCTGTTCGGGATCGATCCATACCTCTCTCTGTTCGGCACGGTCTGTCTCTTGTTCTTCCTCGGGTTCCTCATACAGCGATACGTGCTCAACCCGATCATCGACGCGCCGGAAGAGATGTCTGTTTTGATTACCCTGGGCCTCGGAATAATCATCCAAAACGTTCTGCTCATGGCATTCGGGCCGGACTACTACACCGTGGATACTTCTTACAAACTCAGTTCTATCATGTTTATGGGTGTGAGTATCGACGTGGCGAAGATCCTGACGTTTGGGGCCTCTATCGTCATTGCAGCCGTATTCCTCTCATTCCTCCAGTGGACAGAACTGGGGCGCGCCATTCGGGCGGCTTCCAACAACCGCGGAGCAGCCACGCTCATGGGGATCAATGTCAAGAAGATCTACTGTATCGCCTTTGCCATCGGAGCCGCCACAGCGGGGGTCGCAGGATCCTGTGTCAGCACCTTTATCCCCACCTCGCAGGGTGCTGGAATACTCTTCACTATGACGAGTTTTGTCATCGTGATCATCGGAGGGGTTGGGAACTACGTCGGCGCTCTTGCGGGAGGTCTGCTTATCGGGATTGTCGAAGAGCTCGGTGCGGTCTTGATATCCGGGTCAATGAAACAGGTGCTCAGCTTCGGCCTGCTCATCGTGATTCTTCTGTTCAGGCCTCAAGGGCTTCTGGGGAGGGAAGGTGAGGAATAG
- a CDS encoding D-2-hydroxyacid dehydrogenase translates to MREERLTVLIGGPGFMVEEYVRIVRDRFPKLKILPYPVLTETDQSQVPEGVEEVDIIASFNPYPRTMARIKALKWFQVLMTGYEHVLRTGLVPPEVPLTTTAGTVSIPIAEVVMGYLLFFVKKFKASLENQSLRRMDRMLGQMRELHDRTIGILGLGNIGKVIAKKAKLGFEMRVLGYDKVVKEWEYADRIYPVGGLDEVLKAADFLVISLSLTEETRGLIGERELGLMKPTAYLVNVARGEILDKEAFTKALREHWIAGAAIDVFWGDPTAYELAEDDELWGLDNLFITAHNATGTDRYVMRTADLFCDNLERFMNGRDLINLVGGR, encoded by the coding sequence ATGAGGGAAGAAAGGTTGACCGTTTTGATCGGGGGACCTGGATTCATGGTCGAAGAGTACGTCCGAATCGTGAGGGATCGTTTTCCCAAATTGAAGATTCTGCCTTACCCGGTCTTGACCGAGACAGACCAGAGCCAGGTTCCAGAGGGAGTCGAAGAGGTCGACATCATTGCCTCCTTCAATCCCTATCCTCGGACCATGGCCAGGATCAAGGCGTTGAAATGGTTTCAGGTGCTCATGACCGGGTATGAGCATGTTTTGAGAACCGGGTTGGTCCCCCCGGAGGTTCCCTTGACCACCACTGCGGGAACGGTTTCCATACCCATTGCCGAAGTCGTAATGGGCTATCTGCTCTTTTTTGTCAAGAAGTTCAAGGCCTCTCTGGAGAATCAGAGCCTCCGCAGAATGGACCGCATGCTGGGACAGATGAGGGAACTCCACGATCGCACCATCGGGATTCTGGGGCTGGGCAATATCGGCAAGGTGATCGCCAAAAAAGCCAAACTCGGGTTTGAGATGAGGGTTCTGGGATACGACAAGGTTGTCAAGGAGTGGGAGTACGCTGACAGGATCTATCCTGTCGGCGGCCTCGACGAGGTGCTGAAGGCCGCTGACTTTCTGGTCATCTCCCTCAGCCTTACCGAGGAGACCAGAGGGCTCATCGGTGAAAGGGAACTGGGGCTCATGAAACCCACGGCCTATCTCGTGAATGTTGCCCGGGGAGAGATACTGGACAAGGAAGCCTTTACAAAGGCTTTAAGGGAACATTGGATTGCCGGGGCGGCCATCGACGTATTCTGGGGTGACCCGACCGCCTATGAGCTTGCAGAGGACGACGAGCTCTGGGGCCTGGACAACCTCTTCATCACGGCTCACAACGCCACGGGAACGGACCGGTATGTCATGAGGACGGCCGATCTTTTCTGCGATAACCTCGAGCGATTCATGAACGGTAGGGATCTGATCAACCTGGTTGGAGGACGATAA
- a CDS encoding indolepyruvate oxidoreductase subunit beta: protein MENSTKNVLIVGVGGQGAILASNILSEVAMASGFDVKKNEAHGQSQRGGTVPSHVRFGRRVYSPVIGIGEADVVLAFEELEGLRFSHFLRRDGRLILNRQRIYPARVTSGIDRYPEDVASMLREDGIEVVDVDALGVADRLGNPLVVSTVLLGVLSNYLDFSARRWKGVIRKVVPEKHRKINLDAFEAGRVLLRNG, encoded by the coding sequence ATGGAGAACAGCACAAAAAACGTATTGATTGTAGGCGTCGGAGGCCAGGGGGCCATCCTGGCGAGCAACATTCTCTCAGAGGTGGCCATGGCAAGCGGTTTTGACGTCAAGAAGAACGAAGCCCATGGACAGTCCCAGAGAGGCGGCACTGTTCCGAGCCATGTACGGTTCGGAAGGAGGGTCTATTCTCCGGTTATCGGAATAGGCGAGGCCGATGTCGTCCTGGCCTTTGAGGAGCTTGAAGGCTTGAGGTTCTCCCATTTTCTGCGCCGCGATGGGAGACTCATCCTCAACCGCCAGCGAATCTATCCTGCCCGGGTTACCTCGGGGATCGACCGATACCCTGAAGACGTCGCATCCATGCTGCGAGAAGACGGGATCGAAGTAGTCGATGTGGATGCCCTGGGTGTGGCCGACCGGCTGGGTAATCCCCTGGTGGTGAGCACTGTTCTCCTGGGGGTCCTGTCGAATTATCTCGACTTTTCGGCAAGGAGATGGAAAGGGGTGATCAGGAAGGTCGTCCCGGAGAAACACAGGAAGATCAATCTGGACGCCTTTGAAGCGGGTCGAGTGCTGTTGCGCAACGGATGA
- a CDS encoding 2-hydroxyacyl-CoA dehydratase, producing the protein MKASRVEIQTLRLLKDINANHYEAAREAARQGRPVGYVSVFAPAELLLAMDIVSVYPENHAVFVQARKMTTEVVSPLERLGYQPGLCSYARCDMGSTFTGKSPVGGLPKPDFFLTTNAQCSTLTKWFERMSEHFGVPLFLIDVPFTGGKPDDQHCKVFVRSQIAELIGFLEEITGKSLDPENLSRVVEISNQTTRLWKEIIESAMHVPSPISVFDQFISMAPIVAQRGTMVALEFYQTLKAEIDDRVTRGIGVVDNEKYRLYWDSLPLWHELKWLSDLLVSFKACLVSTIYTLPWADFWLDPKDPVSSWVEQYVHYFDWHLDRRVELVVQLKEKYRLNGFIFHNDRSCKMFSTAIPEIRRIVQEKTGVAAYILEGDHGDPRFYSREQIEKGLTYYFEILRARG; encoded by the coding sequence ATGAAAGCCTCCCGTGTTGAGATCCAAACCCTCAGGCTCCTGAAGGATATCAATGCGAACCACTACGAAGCGGCCAGAGAGGCGGCCCGTCAGGGCAGGCCTGTGGGCTACGTCAGTGTCTTTGCACCTGCCGAGCTTCTCCTGGCCATGGATATCGTTTCCGTCTATCCGGAAAACCATGCTGTCTTTGTCCAGGCCCGTAAGATGACCACAGAAGTGGTCTCTCCCCTGGAGAGGTTGGGATACCAGCCTGGTCTTTGCAGCTACGCTCGGTGCGATATGGGCTCCACCTTCACCGGGAAAAGCCCTGTTGGAGGACTGCCGAAACCCGACTTCTTCCTGACAACGAATGCGCAGTGCAGCACCCTGACCAAATGGTTCGAAAGGATGAGCGAGCATTTCGGTGTTCCCCTGTTTCTCATCGATGTTCCCTTCACCGGAGGGAAGCCGGACGACCAGCACTGCAAGGTGTTTGTCAGATCCCAAATCGCCGAGCTCATCGGGTTCCTGGAAGAGATCACGGGAAAATCCCTGGATCCTGAGAACCTGAGCCGAGTCGTAGAGATTTCGAATCAGACCACGCGGCTCTGGAAGGAGATCATCGAGTCGGCCATGCACGTGCCATCCCCGATTTCGGTTTTCGATCAGTTTATCAGCATGGCTCCCATCGTTGCCCAGAGGGGTACCATGGTCGCCTTGGAGTTCTACCAGACCTTGAAGGCTGAGATCGACGACCGTGTGACCAGAGGTATTGGGGTAGTCGACAATGAGAAGTACCGCCTCTATTGGGACAGTCTTCCTCTCTGGCATGAGCTCAAATGGCTGTCAGATCTGCTTGTCTCTTTTAAGGCCTGTCTGGTTTCGACGATCTACACCCTTCCCTGGGCGGACTTCTGGCTGGATCCAAAGGACCCGGTTTCGAGCTGGGTGGAACAGTACGTCCATTACTTTGACTGGCATCTGGATCGAAGGGTTGAGCTCGTTGTTCAACTGAAGGAGAAATACCGCCTCAATGGTTTCATCTTTCACAATGATCGAAGCTGCAAGATGTTTTCCACGGCTATCCCTGAAATCAGGAGAATCGTCCAGGAGAAAACCGGGGTTGCCGCGTACATCCTGGAGGGGGATCATGGTGATCCGAGATTCTATTCCAGGGAGCAAATCGAAAAGGGATTGACCTACTATTTTGAGATTCTTAGGGCAAGAGGATAA
- a CDS encoding acetyl-CoA C-acyltransferase: MKAGEVVIIGGVRTPMADYVGAPGGGKFKDISAIELGAMVTKAALERFNVPPDLIDEVIFGYGIQSSPDGGYGARHVSLCAGLPETVPALTVGRTCGSGFQSIITGGKDILLGESDFVVAGGMENMSQVPYVLRGAREGFRLGDQKAEDYLMASLYDSYCKMNMAQTADKLARMYGVAREDADRFAYESQMKAAAATREGRLKEEIFPVVVKTRRGTLTVDADDHIRPETTPEALAKIPPAFGGDSLVTGGNASAIVDAAAAVIICSMEKAREHGFRPLGRIVSWAVVGVDPSIMGIGAAVAARKVLERAGMKLDDIDLFEVNEAFGAQYVAVERELGLDRNRVNVNGGAIALGHPLGMTGTRLTLTLLLELRRRGRRYGLATACTGGGQGVALILEAFSS, encoded by the coding sequence ATGAAAGCCGGGGAGGTTGTCATCATCGGCGGGGTGAGAACCCCGATGGCCGACTATGTGGGGGCTCCGGGCGGTGGGAAATTCAAAGACATCTCGGCCATTGAACTGGGCGCCATGGTCACCAAGGCCGCCCTCGAGAGATTCAATGTACCCCCTGACCTCATCGATGAGGTTATCTTTGGCTATGGTATCCAGTCGAGCCCCGACGGTGGATACGGTGCCAGACACGTCTCCCTTTGTGCAGGGCTCCCGGAGACCGTCCCGGCTCTGACGGTGGGCAGAACCTGCGGATCTGGATTCCAGTCGATCATCACGGGGGGCAAGGATATCCTGCTCGGTGAGTCTGACTTTGTCGTTGCCGGGGGAATGGAGAACATGAGTCAGGTTCCCTATGTGCTCCGGGGGGCCAGGGAGGGGTTCCGCCTCGGAGATCAGAAGGCAGAGGATTATCTCATGGCCTCCCTGTACGACTCTTACTGCAAGATGAATATGGCCCAGACAGCCGACAAGCTCGCAAGAATGTACGGGGTTGCCCGCGAGGATGCAGACCGATTCGCCTACGAAAGCCAGATGAAGGCAGCCGCGGCCACGAGGGAGGGGAGACTGAAGGAGGAGATTTTTCCGGTGGTGGTGAAGACGAGGCGGGGGACCTTGACCGTCGATGCCGACGACCACATCCGGCCCGAAACCACCCCTGAAGCACTGGCAAAGATTCCTCCGGCCTTTGGCGGAGACAGCCTTGTGACCGGAGGGAATGCAAGCGCCATCGTGGACGCGGCGGCTGCAGTGATTATCTGTTCGATGGAAAAAGCGCGGGAACACGGTTTTCGCCCTCTCGGGAGAATCGTCTCCTGGGCGGTTGTCGGTGTGGACCCGAGCATCATGGGGATCGGGGCAGCCGTGGCCGCGAGGAAAGTGCTCGAAAGGGCAGGCATGAAACTCGACGATATCGACCTCTTCGAAGTAAACGAGGCGTTCGGAGCCCAGTACGTGGCCGTGGAAAGAGAGCTCGGTTTGGATAGGAACAGAGTCAATGTCAACGGCGGGGCGATTGCCCTTGGCCATCCTTTAGGGATGACCGGAACCAGGCTGACCCTCACGCTCCTGCTTGAGCTTCGCAGGAGAGGCCGGAGGTATGGACTGGCGACCGCCTGCACGGGTGGGGGGCAGGGCGTGGCGTTGATCCTGGAGGCGTTTTCTTCCTAG
- a CDS encoding AMP-binding protein: MIEDARTLGELIDRASENWPDHEAVVYKDERITYREVRQRANRLAASLLRLGVRKGDKISVLFTNLPQWFYTEYAVDKIGGVVVPLNTRYSVKELEYILSHSDSTTLIMMDRFQKTDYLAMVKEICPELEACAPGGLRSPRLPFLKNVIVSGGQRYEGTIDFADLMGAGVADTDPEVVMAQSKVEPEDIAHLPYTSGTTGDPKGVMTTHRQYLRFNLGFINGIGGFREDDRLCVAAPFSHNFGNSQGILTPAICGATSVLVETFDARRCLELIERERCTFFAGSPTMYVRMLRDENFSKYDLSSLRSGLIAAAPAPVTVIEEIQSKMGIKTLVNGYGMTENSVGTSMTRPGDPPEILSATVGRPLWPDYEVKVVDVKTGADLPAGRQGELCTRGPLVMKGYYKMPEETAKLIDSQGWFHTGDLAVIDEQGYIRITGRLRDVFMPGGLNVSPEEVEDVLYTHPKVKQVVVLGVPDDDLGEAGVAFVQLKAGHVTTDREIIDFCRGRLADFKIPKYVLFTRDFPMTSSGKVRRFILRDRAIRELGLEE; this comes from the coding sequence TTGATTGAGGATGCGAGGACTCTAGGGGAGCTGATCGACAGGGCCTCTGAGAACTGGCCCGACCACGAGGCGGTTGTCTACAAAGACGAGCGGATTACATACAGGGAGGTGCGGCAGCGGGCCAACAGGCTGGCTGCCTCGCTTCTGAGACTCGGGGTAAGAAAAGGGGATAAGATCTCCGTCCTCTTCACAAATCTCCCCCAGTGGTTTTATACGGAATACGCCGTAGATAAGATCGGCGGGGTCGTTGTTCCCCTTAACACACGCTATTCAGTCAAGGAACTGGAGTATATCCTGAGCCATTCGGACTCGACCACCCTGATCATGATGGACCGCTTCCAGAAGACGGACTATTTGGCCATGGTGAAAGAGATCTGCCCGGAACTGGAAGCATGCGCCCCAGGAGGTCTGAGGTCTCCAAGGCTCCCGTTTTTGAAAAACGTCATAGTATCTGGCGGGCAGCGGTATGAAGGGACTATCGACTTCGCCGACCTCATGGGGGCAGGCGTAGCCGATACTGACCCCGAAGTCGTCATGGCTCAATCCAAGGTGGAACCTGAGGATATCGCCCACCTCCCCTATACGTCCGGGACAACGGGGGATCCGAAGGGCGTCATGACGACCCATCGGCAGTATCTCAGATTTAATCTGGGTTTTATCAATGGAATCGGAGGATTCAGAGAAGACGACCGCTTGTGTGTTGCCGCCCCTTTCAGCCACAATTTTGGGAATTCCCAGGGGATTCTGACACCTGCCATATGCGGTGCCACATCTGTCCTGGTTGAGACTTTCGATGCCCGCAGGTGTCTGGAACTGATCGAAAGGGAGCGGTGCACATTCTTCGCGGGCAGCCCCACGATGTACGTCAGGATGCTCCGGGATGAGAATTTCTCGAAGTATGACCTGTCGTCTCTGCGTTCAGGGCTGATTGCCGCAGCACCGGCCCCTGTCACGGTCATTGAAGAGATCCAGTCAAAAATGGGCATCAAAACCCTGGTCAACGGATACGGGATGACGGAAAACAGCGTGGGCACTTCCATGACCCGGCCTGGAGATCCCCCGGAGATCCTCTCTGCGACGGTGGGGAGACCCCTGTGGCCTGATTACGAGGTGAAAGTGGTAGATGTGAAGACCGGAGCTGATCTGCCCGCCGGCCGGCAAGGAGAGTTATGTACCAGGGGGCCCCTGGTCATGAAAGGGTACTACAAGATGCCTGAAGAGACGGCGAAGCTCATCGACAGCCAGGGCTGGTTCCACACGGGAGACCTGGCAGTCATTGATGAGCAGGGTTATATCCGCATCACCGGTAGGTTGAGAGATGTATTCATGCCCGGGGGACTGAACGTATCGCCCGAGGAGGTCGAGGACGTCCTGTACACCCACCCAAAGGTCAAACAGGTCGTTGTCCTGGGTGTACCCGATGACGACCTGGGAGAGGCAGGGGTGGCTTTTGTGCAGTTAAAGGCAGGACATGTGACCACGGATCGAGAGATCATCGATTTTTGCCGGGGCCGCCTGGCCGATTTCAAGATACCCAAGTACGTTCTGTTCACCCGAGATTTCCCTATGACGTCGTCCGGAAAGGTTCGGCGGTTCATCCTGAGGGATCGGGCCATAAGGGAGTTAGGTCTTGAAGAGTGA
- a CDS encoding ABC transporter substrate-binding protein: protein MKWQKVSRRTFLKSVGAVTAGAAMGGFPAIIRGAPKEILIGAVHPLTGLVAEAGQMSVWGLELAVDHVNKAGGIKSMGGARLRLLVEDSESKNEVGAMAAEKLIRRQIACLTGAFQSGVTMAVSKVADRYQMPYVIDISVADAITKQGFQYTFRIFPNLSKLIGTGIKGIMGVTADRPIKRAVVIHISEFTAKASFNIFYPMSEKMGAPWEIVKKITYPELAVSVASEVSHAKALKPDALFVNCRMRDAIMLVQEMYKQRFDVDGVFGIVASGLADPSYHKQGKLSDYSFNVTPWHDEVNPFAREVGREYEARFKKPFNMNGSHSYDAILVIADALERAGTTDKDALRDALRATKLVKKTSIGGPIEFDEKGDNIGAGAGLMQLQGGKSRIVYPSEFATARVVYPVPKWSERG from the coding sequence ATGAAATGGCAGAAGGTTTCAAGGCGAACTTTTCTCAAGTCAGTCGGAGCAGTCACGGCCGGGGCGGCAATGGGCGGTTTTCCCGCGATCATTCGAGGCGCTCCAAAGGAGATCCTCATTGGCGCGGTCCATCCTCTCACGGGTCTTGTTGCCGAGGCGGGCCAGATGTCTGTTTGGGGCCTCGAGTTGGCGGTCGACCACGTCAACAAGGCAGGTGGGATCAAGTCCATGGGCGGGGCCAGGCTCAGGCTTCTCGTGGAAGACTCTGAGAGCAAGAACGAGGTCGGCGCCATGGCTGCGGAGAAGTTGATTCGAAGGCAGATCGCCTGTCTCACAGGGGCGTTTCAGAGCGGCGTCACAATGGCTGTCAGCAAGGTGGCTGATCGGTATCAAATGCCCTACGTGATAGACATCTCCGTGGCAGATGCCATTACCAAGCAGGGTTTTCAGTATACATTCAGAATATTCCCGAACCTCTCCAAACTCATAGGGACCGGGATCAAGGGAATCATGGGGGTTACTGCCGACAGACCCATAAAGAGGGCTGTGGTGATCCATATATCCGAATTCACCGCAAAGGCCTCGTTCAATATCTTCTATCCTATGAGTGAAAAGATGGGAGCGCCTTGGGAAATCGTGAAGAAGATCACCTATCCGGAGCTTGCCGTGAGCGTCGCAAGCGAGGTGAGTCACGCAAAGGCCCTGAAGCCGGATGCGCTTTTTGTCAACTGCCGCATGCGGGATGCCATCATGCTCGTCCAGGAGATGTACAAGCAGCGATTCGATGTTGACGGGGTATTCGGAATCGTTGCCTCCGGCCTTGCCGATCCGAGTTATCACAAGCAGGGAAAACTCTCTGACTATTCCTTCAACGTGACTCCGTGGCATGACGAGGTGAATCCATTCGCACGCGAGGTGGGAAGGGAGTATGAGGCCCGGTTCAAGAAGCCCTTCAACATGAACGGATCTCACTCATACGATGCAATCCTGGTGATCGCCGATGCTCTTGAACGGGCCGGAACCACGGATAAAGATGCCCTGAGGGATGCATTGAGGGCGACCAAGTTGGTGAAGAAGACATCGATCGGGGGTCCGATAGAGTTTGACGAGAAGGGAGACAACATCGGGGCAGGTGCCGGGCTCATGCAGCTGCAAGGGGGAAAGAGCAGGATCGTCTATCCTTCAGAGTTCGCTACTGCAAGGGTTGTCTACCCGGTCCCGAAGTGGAGTGAGAGGGGATAA